Proteins encoded within one genomic window of Bacteroides sedimenti:
- the galB gene encoding beta-galactosidase GalB, with amino-acid sequence MSKKFFISLAIIVHVVCSVSLAASLQARQNKGKSTIQRMGAVDTQLFDDNWLFSRFGLQADGTSVPEPGNLQNTEIDDSSWKKLDLPHDWAIEGPFRIELTGETGKLPFKGIGWYRKYFTIPDGDAGKQFFLDFDGAMAYAQIWLNGQYVGTWPYGYNSFRMDLTPFVKIGQKNVVAVRLDTEKWDSRWYPGAGIYRHVWMIKTNPVHVAHWGTYITTPVVSDKSATIKMAVTIDNQEESSVVATVNTQIFELDGNNKPGMKVASFNQSQVKIDAKGNATTATVTTIKSPKRWDLISPNRYLAKTTISVDGKVVDTYNTPFGIRTLEFTARNGFLLNGRRVEIKGTCNHHDLGALGTAINTSALRRQLTILKDMGCNSLRTSHNPPAPELLELADQMGFLVWDEAFDCWKNGKKKNDYNKLYDDWHEKDLKALIHRDRNHPSVFIWSIGNEVIDQRDVEMTKHLADIVRGEDPTRPVSNGYNDPDGGRESGAVVALDIMGVNYFFNQQPKWDIDPRYANKPTIGSETSSCVSSRGEYFFDTEYKNWQITSYDSAKPGWGCTPDDQFRTNATFPHLLGEYVWTGFDYLGEPTPYNSDETNLLNFRNDPSKRAELEKKMNELRKNKAPSRSSYFGIVDLAGFPKDRFYLYQSHWRPDLPMVHILPHWNWVERIGQITPVHVYTSGDEAELFLNGKSLGRKVKQAGRDFRLVWDSVKYEPGIVKVVAYKNGKQWATNEVRTTGTAVKLYLTADRNTISSNEADLAYITVKVQDASGLTVPRTHPLIKFKVEGPGEIVATDNGDATSFVPFQSHEREAFNGMAVVIVKAKKGSKGTFKVIASSDGLDDGIVMLRAK; translated from the coding sequence ATGAGTAAAAAATTTTTCATTAGTCTGGCAATAATAGTACATGTTGTATGCTCAGTGTCGTTGGCAGCATCTTTGCAAGCTAGACAGAATAAAGGAAAGTCAACAATTCAAAGAATGGGTGCAGTAGATACACAGCTCTTTGACGATAATTGGCTTTTCTCTCGTTTTGGATTGCAGGCCGATGGTACATCGGTTCCAGAGCCCGGAAATTTACAGAATACTGAAATCGACGATAGTTCCTGGAAGAAACTTGATTTACCTCATGATTGGGCTATTGAAGGACCTTTCCGCATTGAATTGACTGGAGAAACAGGCAAATTGCCATTTAAAGGAATTGGCTGGTACCGTAAGTATTTCACAATTCCAGATGGAGATGCCGGGAAACAGTTTTTTCTGGACTTCGACGGAGCTATGGCTTATGCCCAAATCTGGCTTAATGGTCAATATGTGGGAACCTGGCCCTATGGTTACAATTCATTCCGGATGGATTTAACCCCGTTCGTAAAGATTGGACAAAAGAATGTGGTGGCCGTTCGACTAGATACTGAGAAATGGGATTCACGTTGGTATCCGGGAGCCGGTATTTATCGTCATGTATGGATGATTAAAACCAATCCGGTCCATGTTGCTCACTGGGGTACTTATATTACCACTCCTGTTGTTTCTGATAAGTCGGCAACGATTAAAATGGCTGTCACTATTGATAATCAGGAAGAATCTTCGGTGGTGGCGACTGTTAATACCCAGATTTTTGAACTTGATGGTAATAACAAGCCTGGAATGAAAGTTGCTTCTTTCAATCAATCACAGGTTAAAATTGACGCAAAGGGAAATGCAACCACAGCAACTGTGACCACGATTAAAAGCCCCAAGCGATGGGATCTTATTTCACCAAACCGATATCTTGCTAAAACAACAATAAGTGTCGATGGAAAAGTTGTTGATACTTATAATACCCCATTTGGCATCAGGACTCTTGAGTTTACTGCACGTAATGGTTTCTTGTTGAATGGGCGTCGAGTCGAAATTAAGGGCACTTGTAACCACCATGATTTAGGCGCTTTGGGTACTGCTATTAATACCAGTGCTTTGCGTCGTCAACTAACAATCTTAAAAGATATGGGATGCAACTCGTTACGTACCTCACATAATCCTCCTGCTCCTGAATTGCTAGAACTGGCTGATCAGATGGGATTCTTGGTTTGGGACGAAGCTTTTGATTGCTGGAAAAACGGCAAGAAAAAGAACGATTATAATAAATTATACGATGATTGGCACGAAAAGGACTTAAAAGCTTTGATACATCGTGACCGAAACCATCCTTCTGTTTTTATTTGGTCAATTGGGAATGAAGTTATTGACCAACGAGATGTAGAAATGACTAAACACTTGGCAGATATTGTTCGTGGAGAAGATCCAACCCGTCCGGTTTCAAACGGATATAACGATCCTGACGGAGGACGTGAATCAGGAGCCGTTGTTGCACTCGATATTATGGGAGTGAATTATTTTTTCAACCAACAACCTAAATGGGATATTGATCCACGGTATGCAAACAAGCCAACTATTGGAAGTGAAACGTCTTCGTGTGTGAGCTCACGCGGAGAATATTTCTTTGACACGGAATATAAAAACTGGCAAATTACATCTTATGACAGTGCTAAACCAGGTTGGGGGTGCACGCCTGATGATCAGTTCAGAACGAATGCAACATTTCCTCATCTGCTTGGTGAATATGTTTGGACAGGTTTTGATTATCTGGGTGAACCAACGCCATATAATTCTGACGAAACCAACCTACTCAATTTCCGCAATGATCCTTCCAAAAGAGCAGAGCTTGAAAAGAAAATGAATGAGCTTCGCAAAAACAAAGCCCCTTCGCGCAGTAGCTATTTTGGAATTGTCGATTTGGCCGGATTTCCTAAAGACCGATTTTACTTGTATCAGTCTCATTGGAGACCTGATTTACCTATGGTTCACATTTTACCGCATTGGAATTGGGTAGAACGTATCGGACAGATAACTCCTGTACATGTTTACACTTCCGGCGACGAGGCTGAATTGTTCCTGAATGGGAAAAGTCTTGGAAGAAAAGTCAAGCAAGCCGGGCGAGATTTCCGGTTGGTCTGGGACAGCGTAAAATATGAACCGGGAATTGTTAAGGTCGTGGCTTACAAAAATGGAAAACAATGGGCTACCAATGAAGTGAGAACTACTGGAACGGCAGTAAAATTATATCTAACGGCCGACCGTAATACGATCTCTTCAAATGAAGCAGATTTGGCATACATTACTGTAAAAGTGCAGGATGCGTCTGGATTAACTGTTCCCAGAACTCATCCTCTGATAAAATTTAAAGTAGAAGGGCCCGGTGAAATTGTAGCCACCGATAATGGGGATGCAACCAGTTTTGTTCCTTTTCAAAGTCATGAACGTGAAGCTTTTAATGGGATGGCAGTTGTAATTGTAAAAGCAAAAAAAGGAAGTAAAGGCACTTTTAAAGTAATAGCTAGTAGTGACGGACTTGATGATGGAATAGTAATGCTAAGAGCAAAATGA
- the xylA gene encoding xylose isomerase, giving the protein MATKEYFPGIEKIKFEGKESKNPMAFRYYDAEKVVNGKKMKDWLKFAMAWWHTLCAEGGDQFGGGTKQFPWNGAASALEAAKNKLDAGFEFMQKCGIEYYCFHDTDLIDPSDDIQEYEANMKAIVAYAKQKQAETGIKLLWGTANVFSHARYMNGAATNPNFDVVARAAVQIKNAIDATIELGGSNYVFWGGREGYMSLLNTDQKREKDHLAMMLTKARDYARAKGFKGTFLIEPKPMEPMKHQYDVDTETVIGFLKAHGLENDFKVNIEVNHATLAGHTFEHELACAVDAGMLGSIDANRGDYQNGWDTDQFPIDNFELTQAMMQIIRNGGLGNGGTNFDAKTRRNSTDLEDIFIAHISGMDAFARALENASAVLNESPICKMVKERYASFDAGKGQEFEAGNLSLEDLYAYAVANGEPAQISGKQELYEAIVNMYC; this is encoded by the coding sequence ATGGCAACTAAAGAGTATTTTCCCGGAATAGAAAAAATTAAGTTCGAAGGTAAAGAGAGTAAAAATCCAATGGCGTTCCGTTATTATGATGCTGAAAAAGTGGTTAACGGAAAGAAAATGAAAGACTGGTTGAAGTTTGCAATGGCTTGGTGGCATACACTTTGTGCCGAAGGTGGTGATCAGTTTGGTGGTGGAACAAAGCAATTCCCCTGGAATGGAGCTGCTTCTGCATTGGAAGCTGCAAAAAACAAGTTGGATGCGGGATTTGAATTCATGCAAAAGTGTGGCATTGAATATTACTGTTTCCATGATACAGACTTAATAGATCCTAGTGATGATATTCAGGAATATGAAGCAAACATGAAAGCCATTGTTGCTTATGCTAAACAAAAACAGGCCGAAACAGGTATTAAACTATTATGGGGAACTGCAAATGTCTTTTCTCATGCACGTTATATGAATGGTGCTGCTACAAATCCGAACTTTGATGTTGTTGCCCGTGCTGCTGTTCAAATTAAAAATGCCATTGACGCAACTATTGAACTTGGTGGTTCAAACTATGTATTTTGGGGTGGTCGAGAAGGTTATATGTCTTTATTGAATACGGACCAGAAGCGCGAAAAAGATCATTTGGCCATGATGTTGACCAAAGCCCGCGATTATGCCCGCGCTAAAGGTTTTAAAGGAACATTCCTTATCGAGCCAAAACCAATGGAACCAATGAAACATCAATATGACGTGGATACAGAAACTGTGATTGGATTCCTAAAGGCTCACGGATTGGAAAATGATTTCAAAGTAAATATTGAAGTAAACCACGCCACTCTGGCTGGTCACACTTTTGAACACGAATTGGCTTGTGCTGTAGATGCAGGTATGCTGGGCTCAATTGATGCAAACCGCGGTGATTATCAGAATGGTTGGGATACGGATCAGTTTCCTATCGATAACTTCGAACTAACTCAGGCAATGATGCAGATTATCCGTAACGGAGGCCTTGGTAATGGTGGCACAAACTTCGATGCTAAAACTCGTCGTAACTCTACTGATCTTGAAGATATTTTTATTGCTCACATTAGTGGTATGGATGCTTTTGCACGTGCATTGGAAAATGCTTCGGCTGTATTGAACGAATCTCCTATATGCAAAATGGTGAAAGAACGTTATGCTTCTTTTGATGCTGGTAAAGGACAAGAATTTGAAGCGGGAAATCTTTCTTTGGAAGACCTTTATGCATATGCAGTTGCTAATGGTGAACCTGCTCAGATTAGCGGCAAACAAGAGTTGTATGAGGCAATTGTGAACATGTATTGTTAA
- the xylE gene encoding D-xylose transporter XylE, giving the protein MSSKTKQTGLYLALLTLVATLGGLLFGYDTAVVNGAEKSLVDFFIKHITTDNAYAVSMITQYKILVSTVIVLVLAILSTQIFKLVGRTKGGITVAVLFVVAIIWIVNYVSQAVPTDTALLQDMADSIKGFVISSALVGCIIGGSISGFISNSLGRKKGLLICAIAFCISAIGAWNPDGFNFFFINDAYSFVIYRIIGGLGVGLASALSPMYIAEIAPAESRGKLVSFNQFAIIFGMLVIYFVNYFIAKSGDAQWLTNTGWRWMFFSGIIPAGIFFILLFFVPETPRFLAMKGNDEKALSVLSKIVGEKEATTELAEIKETLHEKSSPWLSYGWAVIIIGILLSIFQQFVGINVVLYYAGNIFRNMGADTDSSLLQTIVVGIVNLTFTCVAIVKVDKFGRKPLMIIGALGMAISMILLGFTFYFQTVGLGSLILMLLYTASFAMSWGPVTWVLLSEIFPNSIRGAMSIAVAAQWLANLIISWTFPMMNDNKWLTGVFHQGFAYWIYGVMGLLAAFFVWKFLPETKGKTLEEIEKFWKK; this is encoded by the coding sequence ATGTCATCTAAAACAAAACAAACGGGACTATATCTTGCGTTACTCACCTTAGTAGCAACCCTCGGCGGATTGTTGTTTGGTTATGACACAGCTGTGGTAAATGGAGCAGAAAAATCTCTTGTCGACTTCTTTATCAAGCATATCACAACAGACAATGCATACGCAGTAAGCATGATTACCCAATACAAGATATTAGTGAGTACAGTTATTGTTCTTGTACTTGCAATTCTTTCAACACAAATATTTAAGTTGGTCGGCAGAACAAAAGGAGGCATCACTGTTGCTGTTCTGTTTGTAGTCGCTATTATCTGGATTGTAAATTATGTCTCGCAAGCTGTTCCGACAGATACTGCTCTTCTTCAGGATATGGCCGACTCAATAAAGGGTTTTGTTATCTCCAGTGCATTAGTGGGCTGTATTATTGGTGGATCCATTTCTGGATTTATTTCTAACTCATTAGGACGCAAGAAAGGTCTTTTAATATGTGCTATTGCTTTCTGTATTTCGGCTATTGGTGCATGGAACCCCGATGGATTTAATTTTTTCTTCATAAATGATGCTTATTCATTTGTAATCTATCGTATAATCGGAGGACTTGGTGTAGGTCTGGCTTCAGCCCTTTCTCCTATGTATATTGCCGAGATAGCTCCAGCTGAGAGTCGTGGTAAATTGGTCTCTTTTAATCAGTTTGCTATCATCTTTGGTATGTTGGTTATTTATTTTGTAAACTATTTCATTGCTAAGTCTGGTGATGCACAATGGTTAACCAATACAGGATGGCGTTGGATGTTCTTCTCTGGAATTATTCCTGCAGGGATATTCTTTATCTTGTTGTTCTTTGTTCCTGAAACTCCACGTTTCCTTGCTATGAAAGGCAATGATGAGAAGGCGCTTAGTGTATTATCAAAAATTGTAGGTGAAAAAGAGGCAACAACAGAATTAGCGGAGATTAAAGAAACTCTTCACGAAAAGAGTTCTCCTTGGTTATCTTATGGTTGGGCAGTGATTATCATTGGTATATTACTTTCCATATTCCAGCAGTTTGTAGGTATTAATGTGGTACTTTACTATGCAGGAAACATATTCCGTAACATGGGAGCGGATACGGACTCTTCACTATTACAGACAATTGTTGTCGGAATTGTAAACTTAACATTTACCTGTGTGGCAATTGTTAAAGTGGATAAGTTTGGCCGTAAACCGCTGATGATCATCGGAGCATTGGGTATGGCTATCAGCATGATTCTTCTTGGATTTACATTCTATTTTCAAACGGTTGGCTTAGGTTCGTTGATCCTGATGCTTCTTTACACTGCCTCTTTCGCCATGAGTTGGGGACCGGTAACCTGGGTGCTGTTATCTGAAATCTTTCCAAATTCCATTCGTGGTGCCATGTCTATTGCTGTAGCAGCACAATGGCTGGCAAATCTGATAATATCCTGGACATTTCCTATGATGAATGACAATAAATGGTTGACAGGGGTGTTTCATCAAGGATTCGCTTATTGGATATACGGTGTTATGGGACTTTTGGCTGCATTTTTTGTTTGGAAATTCCTACCTGAAACAAAAGGTAAGACTCTGGAAGAGATTGAGAAGTTCTGGAAAAAATAA
- a CDS encoding xylulokinase, whose protein sequence is MFLLGYDIGSSSVKASLVNAETGKCVSSAFSPKTEMDIKAVKSGWAEQDPQAWWDNLKLATKCVLDESGINVAEIKAIGISYQMHGLVCVDKEQNVLRPAIIWCDSRAVPYGQKAFEILGEERCLSHLLNSPGNFTASKLAWIKANEPYIYDRIYKVMLPGDYIAMKLSNEIYTTVSGLSEGMFWDFKENRTAGFLMDYFGFDFSLIADVKPTFSNQGEVSRAAAKELGLKEGTPITYRAGDQPNNALSLNVFNPGEIASTAGTSGVVYGVNGEVNYDPQSRVNTFAHVNHSYEQTRLGVLLCINGTGILNSWVKRNIAPEGISYHEMNMLAAKAPIGSGGISILPFGNGAERMLGNKEIGCSIHGLNFNTHGKHHIARAAQEGIVFSFKYGIEIMEQMGIPVKKIHAGHANMFLSPIFRETLAGVTEAVIELYDTDGSVGAAKGAGIGAGIYKDSNEAFETLDKLEVIEPNAATYQEYADAYNQWKYRLEKSMSEK, encoded by the coding sequence ATGTTTCTATTAGGATATGACATTGGGAGTTCGTCGGTAAAAGCGAGTCTGGTCAATGCAGAAACTGGAAAATGTGTTTCTTCTGCTTTCTCTCCAAAGACAGAAATGGATATAAAAGCTGTGAAGTCAGGCTGGGCTGAGCAGGATCCTCAGGCTTGGTGGGATAATCTGAAACTGGCAACAAAGTGTGTGCTGGATGAATCGGGAATAAATGTTGCTGAAATTAAAGCCATCGGTATTTCTTATCAAATGCACGGATTGGTTTGTGTAGACAAAGAGCAGAATGTGTTGCGTCCTGCTATTATTTGGTGCGATTCGCGTGCCGTTCCATATGGGCAAAAGGCTTTCGAGATATTGGGTGAGGAGAGATGTCTTTCTCATCTATTGAATTCTCCTGGTAATTTTACAGCCTCTAAACTGGCGTGGATTAAGGCTAACGAGCCTTATATATATGACAGAATCTATAAAGTGATGCTTCCTGGTGATTATATTGCTATGAAGTTAAGCAATGAAATTTATACTACGGTTTCCGGTCTTTCGGAAGGTATGTTCTGGGATTTTAAGGAGAATCGTACAGCCGGATTCCTGATGGACTATTTTGGATTTGATTTTTCGTTGATTGCGGATGTAAAACCCACATTCTCCAATCAGGGTGAGGTTAGCCGGGCTGCAGCTAAAGAACTTGGTTTAAAAGAGGGCACACCTATTACGTATCGTGCCGGAGACCAGCCAAACAATGCACTTTCCCTGAATGTTTTTAATCCTGGTGAAATAGCTTCTACTGCAGGAACTTCAGGTGTGGTGTATGGTGTAAACGGTGAGGTAAATTATGATCCGCAATCGCGAGTAAATACTTTTGCCCACGTAAATCATTCTTACGAACAAACTCGTTTAGGTGTATTGCTTTGTATTAACGGAACCGGAATCTTGAATTCCTGGGTGAAAAGAAATATAGCCCCTGAAGGCATCTCTTACCATGAAATGAATATGCTTGCTGCAAAAGCTCCTATCGGTAGTGGAGGAATTAGTATTTTACCTTTTGGCAACGGTGCCGAACGTATGTTAGGTAACAAGGAAATAGGCTGTTCAATCCACGGACTGAATTTTAATACACACGGTAAGCATCACATAGCCCGAGCAGCTCAGGAAGGAATTGTCTTTTCTTTCAAATACGGAATTGAGATCATGGAACAAATGGGAATTCCTGTGAAGAAAATTCATGCCGGACATGCAAATATGTTCTTAAGCCCTATTTTTCGTGAAACGCTTGCCGGTGTAACAGAAGCGGTTATTGAATTGTATGATACAGATGGATCGGTTGGAGCGGCCAAGGGTGCAGGTATTGGGGCCGGCATATATAAAGATTCCAATGAAGCTTTTGAAACTCTTGATAAGCTGGAGGTTATTGAACCAAATGCAGCTACATATCAGGAGTATGCTGATGCATACAACCAATGGAAATATAGACTCGAAAAGTCTATGTCAGAAAAATAA
- a CDS encoding glycoside hydrolase family 2 protein: protein MKTKNSRVLIMCIVQIICISTSSFQAYAQKDARRKICFNNDWYFYRMDDANATDINGTSTGLYDKNRTDFASQFLNEYIQSGGSAASDVMKNEVEKGIADFHREYPGLKDKIWNKVVLPHTAKIEPITSQNPCWEGVSYYRKSFSIEKSLKGKKLFLEFEGAMQQSDVWLNGQLVLQHKGGYTPFSIDLTKLVNYDKPNEIIVRLDNRADRNFPVGKDLKRNGFTYWSGIYRSVFLHVTNPVHITDAVKVNKVAGGGVFFRTPEVDKNSATALVKTNVVNEGNINIRVRVRQILLNSSGKQVKESLSETLELSKGGDVHIEQQFKIENPSLWHPDHPFLYTLKTTVFADNKQVDEMVQKVGFRKLSFSKADGFRINDEPLYLVGTNRHQDYPYIGVALSKNAQYRDMKKIKEAGYNSVRLAHYTHDPAVYEAADELGLMLLDGIPGWQFFNNNDIFKQRVFRDIRDMIHRDRNHPSVVLWEPNLNESYPPDEFRNQCHLLAHEELPVGEYFTTGETYGAKKTIWDVAMNNWSDSQDSIFRNTTERAQTVQPNSPGIIKEYSDWEFGGWSSTTRSSRETGEKAMLQGLWNTIWSHNANIANYAPATVGDFTWAMYDNYISNDKKLFEWGTADYFRLPKFTGYFFRSQLEPYKKIAGIETNQPVVFIANWWTGGGKNEQVVVLSNCDKVVLKVNNRIVAEQLPDNGPDTFYGVPDKGGKPFDGGNCSHLKHPAFTFNNIAFEKGELKAEGYINGSKVSEQIVRTPEKPVRIKLEADLSGKPLSADGADAVFVHASIIDQYGTVSCLDNTTKVEFSVNGDANIVGSSIVQTRGGIASILLQSTSLKSGKITIFAKVRGLKEGTLILISK, encoded by the coding sequence ATGAAAACAAAGAATAGTAGAGTTCTTATAATGTGTATTGTTCAGATAATATGCATTTCAACGAGCAGTTTTCAGGCTTATGCGCAAAAAGACGCACGGCGGAAGATCTGTTTTAATAATGATTGGTATTTTTATCGTATGGATGATGCCAATGCTACGGATATAAATGGAACATCAACAGGGCTTTATGATAAAAATCGGACCGATTTTGCATCCCAGTTTTTAAATGAATACATCCAGTCAGGAGGATCGGCGGCATCGGATGTAATGAAAAATGAGGTTGAAAAGGGAATTGCAGATTTTCATCGTGAATATCCAGGGCTTAAGGATAAAATTTGGAATAAGGTTGTGTTACCGCATACAGCTAAAATAGAACCAATTACGAGTCAAAATCCTTGTTGGGAGGGAGTGTCTTATTACCGTAAATCCTTTTCCATTGAAAAAAGTCTGAAGGGCAAAAAGCTTTTTCTCGAATTTGAAGGAGCCATGCAACAAAGTGATGTTTGGTTAAACGGACAATTGGTTTTGCAACATAAGGGTGGTTATACTCCTTTTTCGATAGATTTAACAAAACTGGTAAACTATGATAAACCGAATGAAATAATTGTTCGTCTGGACAATCGGGCAGATCGGAATTTCCCTGTCGGAAAAGATCTGAAACGAAATGGTTTTACCTATTGGAGTGGCATTTACCGAAGTGTGTTTTTACATGTTACCAATCCGGTTCATATTACCGATGCTGTAAAGGTGAATAAAGTAGCCGGAGGAGGCGTTTTCTTTCGTACACCAGAAGTTGACAAAAATAGCGCAACGGCATTGGTTAAAACGAATGTTGTCAATGAAGGCAATATAAATATACGTGTGAGGGTAAGACAGATTTTGCTGAATTCCTCGGGCAAACAGGTAAAGGAGAGCCTGTCAGAAACATTGGAATTAAGCAAAGGTGGTGATGTGCACATTGAACAACAATTCAAAATTGAAAATCCCTCATTATGGCATCCGGATCATCCGTTCTTATACACTTTAAAAACAACTGTTTTTGCCGACAATAAACAGGTCGACGAAATGGTACAGAAGGTTGGTTTCCGTAAATTGTCATTTAGTAAGGCTGATGGTTTTAGAATCAACGATGAGCCCTTGTACCTTGTTGGTACCAATCGTCATCAAGACTATCCATACATCGGGGTCGCTTTATCAAAAAATGCCCAATACAGAGACATGAAGAAAATAAAGGAAGCCGGATACAATTCGGTCAGACTTGCCCACTATACCCATGATCCTGCCGTTTATGAAGCTGCCGACGAACTTGGATTAATGTTGCTGGACGGTATTCCCGGATGGCAATTCTTTAACAATAATGATATATTTAAGCAACGGGTTTTTCGGGATATCCGTGATATGATCCATCGTGACCGCAATCACCCAAGTGTTGTTCTTTGGGAACCTAACCTGAATGAAAGTTATCCTCCCGATGAATTCAGAAACCAATGTCACCTTTTAGCTCACGAGGAACTGCCTGTTGGGGAGTATTTTACTACCGGTGAGACTTATGGGGCAAAAAAGACAATCTGGGATGTAGCCATGAACAACTGGAGCGATTCTCAGGATTCAATATTCCGCAATACAACGGAACGGGCTCAGACTGTTCAGCCCAATAGTCCAGGCATAATAAAAGAGTATTCCGACTGGGAGTTTGGAGGCTGGAGCAGTACGACACGCAGTTCACGTGAGACTGGTGAAAAGGCCATGTTACAGGGATTATGGAATACCATTTGGTCGCACAATGCAAATATCGCTAATTATGCGCCCGCTACTGTAGGCGATTTTACCTGGGCGATGTATGATAACTATATTAGTAACGACAAGAAACTATTTGAGTGGGGTACAGCAGATTATTTCAGATTGCCCAAATTTACAGGTTATTTTTTTCGGAGTCAGTTGGAACCCTACAAGAAAATTGCCGGCATTGAGACTAATCAACCGGTTGTTTTTATTGCCAATTGGTGGACTGGCGGTGGAAAGAATGAACAGGTCGTTGTGTTGAGCAACTGTGATAAGGTTGTCCTGAAAGTCAATAATCGTATTGTTGCAGAACAACTACCAGATAACGGCCCGGATACTTTTTACGGTGTACCTGATAAAGGCGGCAAACCGTTTGATGGAGGAAACTGCAGTCACTTAAAACATCCTGCATTTACGTTTAATAATATTGCTTTCGAAAAAGGAGAATTGAAAGCAGAAGGATATATAAATGGTTCTAAGGTTTCCGAGCAAATAGTTCGTACGCCTGAGAAGCCGGTACGTATAAAGCTGGAAGCCGATTTAAGTGGTAAGCCTCTAAGTGCTGATGGTGCCGATGCCGTATTTGTTCATGCCTCCATCATCGATCAATATGGAACCGTTTCATGTCTGGATAACACGACCAAGGTGGAGTTTTCAGTGAATGGAGACGCAAACATAGTTGGGTCATCAATTGTTCAAACTCGTGGTGGAATAGCATCTATTCTGCTTCAGTCAACCTCTTTAAAATCAGGGAAGATAACAATCTTTGCGAAAGTTAGAGGTCTGAAGGAGGGGACATTAATACTCATTTCAAAATAA
- a CDS encoding NUDIX hydrolase, whose protein sequence is MEYDIDENKLVNPHVSVDCVVLGFDGKQLKVLLVKQIGQETADVYTDLKLPGSLIYNDEDLDEAAQRVLYELTGIKNVDLLQFRAFGSKNRTHNPKDVRWLERFHQLKSKIERIVTIAYLSMVKIDGKMEQLSDKYQACWMEVKQLKVLAFDHNQIIAEAITYIRQYVEMNPSILFDLLPRKFTASELRVLYELVYDKTFDVRNFHKKITMMEYVVPLDEYQSGVPHRAARYYKFDRKIYNKIHATTKSFNK, encoded by the coding sequence ATGGAATACGATATTGATGAAAATAAATTGGTGAATCCACATGTATCTGTTGACTGTGTAGTGCTAGGTTTTGATGGCAAACAGCTAAAAGTTTTGCTGGTAAAACAGATTGGGCAGGAAACTGCAGATGTTTATACGGACTTGAAACTTCCCGGTAGTTTAATTTATAACGATGAAGACTTGGATGAGGCAGCACAACGGGTTCTTTATGAATTGACGGGAATAAAAAATGTGGATTTATTGCAGTTCAGAGCTTTTGGCTCAAAAAACAGGACGCATAATCCTAAAGATGTTAGATGGTTGGAACGCTTTCATCAGTTAAAAAGCAAGATTGAACGCATTGTGACGATAGCTTATCTTTCTATGGTGAAGATTGATGGGAAGATGGAACAGTTGTCTGATAAATACCAAGCTTGCTGGATGGAAGTTAAGCAACTCAAAGTGCTGGCATTCGATCATAATCAGATTATTGCTGAAGCGATAACCTATATACGTCAATATGTAGAAATGAACCCTTCCATTTTGTTTGATCTATTGCCTCGTAAGTTTACTGCGTCCGAACTGAGAGTCTTATATGAATTAGTATATGATAAAACCTTTGATGTACGAAATTTCCACAAAAAGATTACTATGATGGAGTATGTGGTTCCACTTGATGAATATCAAAGCGGGGTGCCCCACCGGGCAGCTCGTTACTATAAATTTGATCGAAAAATTTACAATAAGATTCATGCTACAACAAAGTCTTTTAATAAATAA